A section of the Metabacillus endolithicus genome encodes:
- the rpsB gene encoding 30S ribosomal protein S2, translating to MSVISMKQLLEAGVHFGHQTRRWNPKMKRYIFTERNGIYIIDLQKTVKKVEEAYKFVKELGAEGGTILFVGTKKQAQDSVKEEAERSGMYFVNQRWLGGTLTNFETIQKRIKRLKDIQRMQEDGTFEVLPKKEVVQLNKELERLEKFLGGIKDMKQLPDALFIIDPRKERIAVAEARKLNIPIVGIVDTNCDPDEIDYVIPANDDAIRAVKLLTAKIADAILESKQGEETTPA from the coding sequence ATGTCAGTAATTTCTATGAAACAATTGCTTGAAGCTGGTGTTCACTTCGGTCACCAAACACGCCGTTGGAACCCAAAAATGAAACGTTACATCTTCACTGAGCGTAACGGTATCTACATCATCGACCTTCAAAAAACAGTTAAAAAGGTTGAAGAAGCTTACAAATTCGTTAAAGAACTTGGAGCTGAAGGTGGTACAATCCTTTTCGTAGGTACAAAAAAACAAGCACAAGATTCAGTTAAAGAAGAAGCAGAACGTTCTGGAATGTACTTTGTAAACCAACGTTGGTTAGGTGGTACATTAACAAACTTTGAAACAATCCAAAAGCGTATCAAACGTTTAAAAGATATTCAAAGAATGCAAGAAGATGGCACTTTTGAAGTACTACCAAAGAAAGAAGTAGTACAACTTAACAAAGAGCTTGAGCGTCTTGAAAAATTCCTTGGTGGAATTAAAGACATGAAGCAATTACCAGATGCATTATTCATTATTGATCCTCGTAAAGAGCGTATCGCTGTTGCAGAAGCTCGTAAATTAAACATCCCGATCGTAGGTATCGTTGATACTAACTGTGATCCTGATGAAATTGATTACGTAATCCCTGCAAATGATGATGCAATCCGCGCTGTTAAGCTTCTAACTGCAAAAATTGCAGATGCAATTTTAGAATCTAAACAAGGTGAAGAAACTACACCTGCTTAA
- the tsf gene encoding translation elongation factor Ts produces the protein MAVTAQMVKELREKTGAGMMDCKKALTETNGDMDQAIDYLREKGIAKAAKKADRIAAEGSTLVKVNGNEAVILEVNSETDFVAKNEGFKELINGLADFLLEKKPADADAALSETMSNGTTVADYINSAIAKIGEKITLRRFTVLSKTDNDAFGAYLHMGGRIGVLTLLEGTTDADAAKDVAMHAAAVNPKYVSRDQVSAEEAEHERKILTEQALNEGKPENIVAKMVEGRLGKYFEDICLLDQSFVKNPDQKVKEFVQSKGATVKTFIRYEVGEGIEKRQDNFAEEVMSQVKK, from the coding sequence ATGGCAGTAACTGCACAAATGGTAAAAGAATTACGTGAAAAAACAGGCGCTGGAATGATGGATTGTAAAAAAGCGTTAACTGAAACTAATGGAGATATGGATCAAGCAATCGACTATCTTCGTGAAAAAGGTATTGCTAAAGCAGCTAAAAAGGCTGATCGTATTGCTGCTGAAGGTTCTACATTAGTGAAAGTAAACGGTAATGAAGCAGTAATCTTAGAAGTAAACTCTGAGACTGATTTCGTAGCGAAAAACGAAGGTTTCAAAGAATTAATTAACGGTTTAGCTGATTTCTTACTTGAGAAGAAGCCTGCAGATGCAGACGCAGCTTTATCTGAGACAATGAGCAATGGCACAACTGTTGCTGATTACATCAATTCTGCAATTGCTAAAATCGGAGAAAAAATCACTCTTCGTCGTTTTACTGTATTATCAAAAACTGACAATGATGCATTTGGTGCATACCTACATATGGGAGGACGTATCGGCGTTCTAACATTACTAGAAGGTACAACTGATGCAGATGCTGCAAAAGATGTTGCAATGCATGCAGCTGCTGTAAATCCTAAGTATGTATCACGTGATCAAGTTTCTGCTGAAGAAGCTGAGCATGAGCGTAAAATCTTAACTGAACAAGCTCTAAACGAAGGTAAGCCAGAAAATATTGTTGCAAAAATGGTTGAAGGTCGTCTTGGTAAATATTTTGAAGACATCTGTTTACTTGACCAAAGCTTTGTTAAGAATCCAGATCAAAAAGTTAAAGAATTTGTTCAATCTAAAGGTGCAACTGTAAAAACTTTCATCCGCTATGAAGTTGGAGAAGGTATTGAAAAGCGCCAAGATAACTTTGCTGAAGAAGTTATGAGTCAAGTTAAAAAATAA
- the pyrH gene encoding UMP kinase → MSKPKYQRIVLKLSGEALAGDNGFGINPSVIQSIAKQVKEIAELDVEVAVVVGGGNIWRGKIGSEMGMDRATADYMGMLATVMNSLALQDSLETQGIQTRVQTSIEMRQVAEPYIRRKAIRHLEKKRVVIFAAGTGNPYFSTDTTAALRAAEIEADVILMAKNNVDGVYNADPRIDKDAVKYETLSYLDVLKEGLAVMDSTASSLCMDNDIPLIVFSIMEEGNIKRAVIGENIGTIVRGK, encoded by the coding sequence ATGAGTAAACCTAAATATCAACGTATTGTACTAAAATTAAGTGGTGAAGCACTTGCGGGTGATAATGGATTTGGAATTAACCCTTCAGTTATTCAGTCAATTGCTAAACAAGTGAAGGAAATTGCTGAACTAGATGTTGAGGTAGCTGTTGTCGTTGGAGGCGGAAACATTTGGCGCGGTAAAATCGGTAGTGAAATGGGAATGGACCGTGCAACCGCCGACTACATGGGAATGCTTGCAACTGTCATGAACTCACTTGCTTTACAAGATAGCCTTGAAACACAAGGAATTCAAACACGTGTTCAAACATCTATTGAAATGAGACAGGTTGCGGAGCCATACATAAGAAGAAAAGCAATTCGTCACCTTGAAAAGAAACGCGTTGTGATCTTTGCTGCTGGTACCGGAAATCCATATTTCTCTACAGATACGACTGCGGCATTACGTGCTGCAGAAATTGAAGCAGATGTTATTCTTATGGCGAAAAACAATGTGGATGGTGTTTATAACGCCGACCCTAGAATTGACAAAGATGCTGTTAAATATGAAACTCTTTCATACTTAGATGTACTTAAAGAAGGTCTTGCTGTAATGGATTCAACTGCGTCTTCTTTATGCATGGATAATGATATCCCATTAATTGTCTTCTCAATTATGGAAGAAGGTAATATTAAGCGTGCCGTGATTGGCGAAAATATTGGAACAATTGTAAGGGGGAAATAA
- the frr gene encoding ribosome recycling factor — protein sequence MEKAVASLTRELASVRAGRASANLLDKISVDYYGAPTPVNQLASISVPEARLLVIQPYDKTVLGDIEKAILKSDLGLTPSNDGSLIRLSIPALTEERRKELVKLVKKYAEEAKVAVRNIRRDGNDDLKKLEKNGDITEDELRGNTEEVQKLTDDYIVKVDQVAKDKEKEIMEV from the coding sequence ATGGAAAAAGCTGTTGCTTCTTTAACTCGTGAATTAGCTTCAGTAAGAGCTGGACGTGCTAGTGCAAACTTATTAGACAAAATTTCAGTTGACTATTATGGGGCTCCAACACCTGTTAATCAACTTGCATCTATTAGTGTGCCAGAAGCAAGACTTTTAGTTATCCAACCTTATGATAAAACTGTTTTAGGTGATATCGAAAAGGCTATTTTAAAATCTGACTTGGGTTTAACACCTTCAAATGATGGTTCTCTTATTCGACTTTCTATTCCTGCTCTAACAGAGGAAAGACGTAAGGAACTTGTTAAGTTAGTTAAAAAATATGCAGAAGAAGCAAAAGTTGCAGTGCGTAATATTAGACGTGATGGTAATGACGACCTGAAGAAATTGGAAAAAAACGGGGATATTACTGAAGATGAATTACGTGGCAACACTGAAGAAGTACAAAAGTTAACAGATGATTATATTGTGAAAGTTGATCAAGTTGCAAAAGATAAAGAAAAAGAAATCATGGAAGTTTAA
- a CDS encoding isoprenyl transferase, which produces MLNILKKWKGNPRPSNEQTLSKEDILKGEIPKHIAIIMDGNGRWAKKRALPRIAGHHEGMKVVRKITKQANSLGVKTLTLYAFSTENWKRPKVEVDYLMKLPEEFLNTYLPELIEENVQVRIMGDKNRLPVHTLSAVEKAINETSDNDGLVLNFALNYGSRAEIITAVQQIAKDIDSGKINGNSIDESLFSNYLMSQSLDDPDLLIRTSGEIRLSNFMLWQLAYTEFWFTEVLWPDFNEQCFLQAIHTYQQRGRRFGGV; this is translated from the coding sequence ATGCTCAACATATTAAAGAAATGGAAAGGAAACCCTCGGCCTTCCAATGAACAAACGTTAAGTAAAGAGGACATTTTAAAGGGAGAAATTCCAAAACATATTGCCATTATTATGGATGGAAATGGAAGGTGGGCAAAAAAACGTGCCTTACCTCGGATAGCAGGACATCATGAGGGCATGAAAGTTGTCAGAAAGATAACGAAACAGGCTAATTCACTTGGTGTTAAAACTCTTACTTTGTATGCTTTTTCAACTGAAAACTGGAAACGCCCTAAGGTAGAAGTAGATTATTTAATGAAGTTACCTGAAGAATTTTTAAATACTTATTTACCTGAGCTTATTGAGGAAAATGTACAGGTTCGCATTATGGGGGATAAAAACAGACTCCCTGTGCATACATTAAGTGCTGTTGAAAAGGCTATAAATGAGACAAGTGATAACGATGGTCTTGTTTTAAATTTTGCATTGAATTATGGCAGTCGTGCTGAAATTATTACTGCAGTTCAACAGATTGCTAAAGATATTGATAGTGGTAAAATAAACGGTAATTCAATTGATGAATCGCTTTTCTCCAATTATTTAATGTCTCAATCACTAGATGATCCTGACCTATTAATACGTACTAGTGGTGAAATCCGTTTAAGCAATTTTATGTTATGGCAACTAGCCTATACAGAATTTTGGTTCACTGAAGTATTGTGGCCTGATTTTAATGAACAATGTTTTTTACAAGCAATACACACATATCAACAAAGAGGACGCAGATTTGGTGGCGTATAA
- a CDS encoding phosphatidate cytidylyltransferase — translation MKQRILTAILAAAVFLPFVIYGNLPFTIFVYLLASIGLYELLRMKKISLVSFPGLISLLILWVLLIPNSYITILNDINFSKAELALLALLFLLTYTVITKNKFTFDDVGFVVISVFYLGIGFYFFIETRHSGLAEVFYALFLIWVTDSGAYFVGRAMGKNKLWPEISPNKTVEGAVGGVLFAVIFAWVYHMFTGVLDSFLIITVMTIFLSVFGQIGDLVESAFKRHYQVKDSGSILPGHGGILDRFDSLLFVLPLLHFLNILF, via the coding sequence ATGAAACAACGAATTCTTACTGCAATATTAGCTGCAGCAGTTTTTCTTCCATTTGTTATATACGGAAATCTTCCGTTTACAATATTTGTTTATTTACTAGCATCAATTGGATTGTATGAATTGTTAAGAATGAAAAAAATATCGTTAGTAAGTTTTCCTGGATTAATTAGCTTATTAATTTTATGGGTTCTATTAATTCCAAATTCTTATATAACAATATTAAACGATATAAATTTTTCTAAGGCTGAATTAGCATTACTAGCTTTGTTATTTTTGTTAACTTACACGGTTATTACGAAAAATAAGTTTACATTTGATGATGTTGGTTTTGTTGTAATTTCTGTATTTTATCTTGGGATCGGTTTTTACTTTTTTATTGAAACAAGGCATTCTGGCTTGGCAGAAGTATTTTACGCATTATTTTTAATATGGGTAACTGATTCAGGAGCTTATTTTGTCGGTCGGGCAATGGGGAAAAACAAGCTTTGGCCCGAAATAAGTCCGAATAAAACAGTAGAAGGGGCAGTGGGTGGAGTTTTATTTGCTGTTATTTTCGCTTGGGTGTACCACATGTTTACTGGAGTTTTAGATTCTTTCCTTATCATTACGGTTATGACAATCTTTCTCTCTGTTTTTGGACAAATTGGAGACTTGGTTGAATCTGCATTCAAACGCCATTATCAAGTAAAGGATTCTGGTTCAATTCTTCCGGGCCATGGTGGTATTTTAGATCGATTCGATAGTCTATTATTTGTATTACCTCTACTTCACTTTTTAAATATTCTTTTTTAA
- the rseP gene encoding RIP metalloprotease RseP, giving the protein MNTVIAFVLIFGALVFFHELGHLMLANRAGILCREFAIGFGPKILSFKKNETVYTIRLLPIGGFVRMAGEDPEVIEVKPGHNVGLLFNKEDKVEKIILNNKEKYPQARVIEVENVDLEHNMFISGYEHGEEDFIKRFDVSETSYFIVDGQETQIAPYNRQFQSKTVGQRIAAIFAGPFMNFLLAFVILVSLGFIQGAPVDEPRLGKLTSDGAANEAGLQEGDEIHSIEGESTSSWGEVVSIIQENPDKELTFEVERNGEMLSLEVVPAATKVGETVIGRIGAYNPVDKSFGSSLKYGFVETYTWTKEILIGFGKLVTGQFSIDMLSGPVGIYDMTDQVAESGTTNLLRWAALLSINLGIVNLLPIPALDGGRLLFLFIEALRGKPIDRQKEGIVHFIGFSLLMLLMLVVTWNDIQRLFL; this is encoded by the coding sequence ATGAATACAGTGATAGCGTTTGTCCTTATTTTCGGTGCTCTAGTATTTTTTCATGAGCTAGGTCATTTAATGTTAGCAAATAGAGCTGGGATACTTTGCCGCGAATTCGCTATAGGGTTTGGTCCGAAAATTTTATCATTTAAAAAGAATGAAACAGTGTATACAATTCGACTCCTTCCTATTGGGGGATTCGTACGAATGGCTGGGGAAGATCCTGAGGTTATCGAGGTTAAACCTGGACACAATGTAGGATTATTATTTAACAAGGAAGACAAAGTTGAAAAGATCATTCTTAACAATAAAGAAAAATACCCTCAAGCACGTGTTATAGAGGTAGAAAATGTTGATCTTGAGCATAACATGTTTATCTCAGGCTATGAACACGGAGAAGAGGATTTTATTAAAAGATTCGATGTGAGTGAAACATCTTATTTTATTGTAGATGGTCAAGAAACACAAATTGCTCCTTATAATCGACAGTTCCAATCAAAAACTGTAGGTCAAAGGATTGCTGCTATTTTTGCAGGTCCGTTTATGAATTTTCTTCTTGCTTTTGTTATTTTAGTTTCCCTAGGTTTTATTCAAGGTGCACCAGTTGATGAACCAAGATTAGGGAAATTGACTTCTGATGGTGCTGCAAATGAGGCGGGGTTACAAGAGGGAGATGAAATTCATTCTATTGAAGGTGAATCAACATCTTCTTGGGGTGAAGTAGTATCAATCATTCAAGAAAATCCGGATAAAGAATTAACATTTGAAGTAGAACGTAATGGCGAAATGTTAAGCTTAGAAGTGGTGCCTGCAGCAACAAAGGTTGGTGAAACTGTCATTGGACGGATTGGTGCATATAATCCTGTTGATAAGTCATTCGGAAGTTCGTTAAAATATGGTTTTGTTGAAACGTATACGTGGACGAAAGAAATTTTAATCGGGTTTGGAAAGCTTGTGACAGGACAATTCTCAATTGATATGCTGTCAGGTCCGGTTGGTATTTATGACATGACAGATCAAGTTGCCGAGTCTGGGACAACTAATTTATTAAGATGGGCAGCACTACTAAGTATTAATCTAGGAATAGTTAACTTGTTGCCGATCCCAGCTTTAGATGGTGGTCGCTTATTATTTTTATTCATTGAGGCATTAAGAGGAAAGCCAATTGATCGCCAAAAGGAAGGTATTGTTCATTTTATTGGTTTTTCTTTACTTATGCTCTTAATGCTTGTTGTTACATGGAACGACATTCAACGCTTATTTCTGTAA